The Natribaculum luteum genome contains the following window.
GGATCGGTGAAGGGACGACGTGTCCGAGACGCTCCCGACAGAGGTGACGGTCCTCGCCGACGTGAACGTGCTCGCGGTCGGACTGATCGACGATCATCCTGTCCACGACGACGTGTACCCGTGGCTCCAGAACGCGCTCGATGGGCCGAACGTCTTGCTCGTGTTCGACTATTACCCGTTACGAGCAGTTTCGGAGTGGATGCGGTCGATACTCGCAACGCAGTCCAGTCACTCGTGCAGAGTCCGGCGCGAATCGTAAGCGCTACGAGACGACGCTTCTCGAGGCGTACGAAATCGGCGCCGAGAAGAACCACGACGTCTACGACTCGTTTATCCTCGCTCTCGCACGATCGTACGACGCCGATTATTTGCTCACGACTGACGGCGACTTCGACGACCTGTGTAACGGTGAAGACGTGGCGTACGTCAACCCAGTTCCTGCAGAGAAACGCGAGAAACTAACACGCATCAGTGGGTAGCGGAGACTGCTACTCGCGCTCGCCCGCACCGAGTGCGCTCTCGCCGACCTTCTCGTGGCCCTCGATGACCTCCTGGCCGTCCATGTACGGGCGCAGCGCCTCGGGGATCGTGACCGTCCCGTCGTCGTTCTGGTAGTACTCGAGGATCGCCACCATCACGCGCGGCAGCGCCAGCCCCGAGGCGTTGAGCGTGTGGAGGTACTCGGCCGACTCGTGGCGCTCCGGACGGTACCGGAGACCGGCGCGTCTGGCCTGGAACTCCTCGAAGTTCGACGCGCTCGAGACCTCGAGCCAGCGGCCGCCCTCCTCGGGGCCGTCGGCCATGTCGTCGCCGGGTGCCCAGACCTCGATGTCGTAGGTCTTCGCCGACGCGAAGGTGAGGTCGCCGGTGCAAAGTTCGAGGATGCGGTAGGGGAGGTCGAGTCGGCGCAGGACCGCTTCTGCTTCCTCGAGCAGTCCCTCGAGGCGGTCGTAGCTGGTCTCGGGTTCGACGAAGTTGACGAGTTCGACCTTGTTGAACTGGTGGACGCGGACGATCCCGCGCGTCTCGGTGCCGTGTTCGCCGGCCTCGCGGCGGAAGTTCGGCGTGTACGCCTGGTGTTTCAGCGGCAGGTCGTCGTCGAGGAGGATCTCGCCGGCGTACATGTTCGTCACCGGCACCTCGGCGGTCGGACAGAGCCAGAGGTCGTCGTCCTCGTAGTCCTCGTCGTTGCTACCGCCGAGCCGGTAGGCGTCGTCGGCGAACTTCGGGAGTTGACCGGTGCCGCGCATCGACTCGCTTTTGACGGGCACCGGCGGGAAGACGTCGACGTACCCCTGCTCGCGGTGGACGTCGAGCATGAACTGGATCAGCGCGTGCTCGAGCCGTGCGCCGTCGCCCTTGAGGAAGTAAAAGCCCGCGCCCGTGGTCTTCGCACCGCGGTCTTCGTCGATGACGTCGAGGTCCTCGCCGAGGTCGTAGTGGGGGACGACCTCGTCGGGCAGGTCACGCAGGTCGTCGAAGCCCCAGCGGCGGCGTTCGACGTTGTCAGACTCGTCCTCGCCGACGGGGACGCTCTCGTGGGGCACCTGCGGGAGTTCGTACATCGCCGCCTCGAGTTCGGCCTCGAGTTCGCCCGCCTCCGTCTCGACTTCCTCGAGTTCGGCCTTGAGTGCGCTCGATTTCTCGATGGCTTCCTCGGCCTCCTCGTCTTTGCCCGCCTGTTTGAGCTGGCCGATCTGCGAGCTCACTTCGTTGCGTTCGTGTCGCAGTTCGTCGCCGCGGGCTTTCAGTTCGCGCCACTGTTCGTCGAGGTCGAGCACCGCCTCGAGGTCGACGTCGGCACCTCGGTTGTCGAGGGCCTCGCGCACCTCCTCGGGGTGCTCACGTAGATAGGTCCGGTCGAGCATTCGTACGCGTCGGTTCTTTGCGCCGCGGCAAAACCGTATCGGAAGTGTGCCAGACGAGCACACGACGTGTCGTGTGAACGCCCGCCACCCGGAGCCGCGATCAGGGCCAGAGGCCGCGTGCGTCGTGTGCCGCGGCGAGTCGCGAGAGCGCGACGACGTACGTCGCGTCCCGCCAGGTGAGGTCGTCTGCGCCGTCGACCTCCCGTGCCACGGCGTTCCAGGCGGCGAGCATCTCCGTCTCGAGTTCCTCGCGGACCCGCTCGAGCGACCACGACCGCCGGTTGATGTCCTGGAGCCACTCGAAGTAGCTCACGGTGACGCCGCCGGCGTTGGCGATGATGTCTGGGATGACCGGGACGTCGCGCTCGTCGAGAATTTCGTCGGCTTCCGCGGTCGTCGGACCGTTCGCCCCCTCGACGACGAGGTCCGCGCCGACCTCGTCGGCGTTGTCGGCCGTCAGGACGTTCCCGACGGCCGCGGGGACGAGCACGTCGACGTCGAGTGTGAGCAGTTCGTCGTTGGATATCTCGTCGCCCTCGCCCTGTCGAGTGACGGCTTCCGGTTCTTCCTGGTGGGTCGGGATCGCCGAGATGTCGAGACCGTCGGGGTCGTAGACGCCGCCGGTGACGTCACTGACGGCGACGACGTCCGCTCCCCACTCGTCGAGCAGTCGGGCAGCGTTGGCTCCGACGGAGCCGAATCCCTGGACGGCGACGGTCGCTCCCTCGAGCGATCGATCGTAGAAGTCGAGGGCCTCGCGCGTGACGATGGCGACCGAACGGCCGGGCGCTTCCTCCCGGCCGTAGGAACCGCCGATGACCGGTGGCTTGCCGGTGACGACGCCGGGCGTGGTCTCGCCTTGCTGCATCGAGTAGGCGTCCATGAACCACGCCATCTCCTGGCTGCCGGTCCCCATGTCGGGTGCGGGGATGTCGTGTTCGGGGCCGACAACCGTCCGGAGCTCCTGTGCGAGCCGGCGCGTGAGGCGTTCGGTCTCGGCCTCGCTCAACGCCTTGGGGTTGACGACGACGCCGCCTTTCGCCCCGCCGAAGGGCAGATCCATCACCGCGCACTTCCAGGTCATCCACATCGCCAGCCCGATACACTCCGCCTCGGTAACGCCGGGGTGGTAGCGCATGCCCCCTTTGAACGGGCCGCGGACGCCGTCGTGCTGGGCGCGGTAGGCGGTGGCGATCTCGACCGAGCCGTCGTCGCGCTCGAAGGGAACCATCACGCGGTGGACGCGAGACGGGTGCCTGAGCCGCTCGAGCGTCGTCGGGTCGACGTCGACGAGCGCGCTCGCTCGCTCGAGCTGTGAAAGTGCCGTCGAGAGAACGTCGTCCTCGCTGCCGACGTCGTCACGCCTCGTGGCGATCGACCTGTCCGGGGCCATCTCACTCGAGTGGCATCGATCGGTTACGGAACGTAGCGCCGCAGACGGGACACTCGCCAGGGTGTGTCGTCGAAAGGACCGTATTTCCACAGTCGAGGCACTCGTAGGTCGATTCCGTCTTGGGGTCGTATTCGGCGTCCATCATGGTGCAGGCCGGCCACCGGCGGTGTCGGTGGTCCGTGTGGCAATTTTTGCTACGGTAATGAAAGAAGACAGTGGTTGAATACGCCACCCGTAACCGACCGGGTGGGTTCAGTATTCAACCCCCTGGGCGACGGCGGCGTCGTCGAACAGCACCGAGAACAGTTTTCGCTGGACCGTCCGGGTGTGATTCGAGAACGCCGTCGACGAGATCCCGAGCGAGGACGCCACCTCCTCGCCGGTCTGTCCCCGCGGCGACTCGAAAAAGCCGGCGTGGTAGGCCGTCCGGACGACCTCGAGTTGCCGATCGGTCAGCGACCCGAGGACGTCGTCCTCGAGTCGGTCCCGGGTCGTCGGCGTACCGCCGCGCTCCCGGCGGGAGACGAGCGTCGCGTCCGCGTAGGTCGTCCGGACGAGGTCGTCGACGGCGTTCGTCTCGACCGACGACGGCACCTGGATCGTCATCGTCGCGCTGTCGGCGTCCGCGACGAGGTTCCGGACGACCGCTCCGTGTTCGACGAGGCGAGTCGCGACGAACGGCCGCGAGAGCAGCAGGCGAATCAGGCCGCCGTTCTCGCCGTGGTTGACGACTCGTGCGTCTTCGACGGCCATGAACGAGGCGGCGCGATCGACCACCCGATCCGGATCGCCGTCGGAGACGGTCGCGAACGCGAGGACCCCGTCTGTCACCCGCTGGAGCCCACCCTCGAGTTCGATCGTACACGCCTGTTCGCTCGCGAGCCGAACGAAGACGTCGCTCGAGTCGGCCGTCTCGTAGGTAAGTTCGACGACTCGACCGCCCATAAGGGCGTTTTTCCGCTCGACGGAGCTGATCCCCGAGGCGATCGTCTCGCCGAGTTCCCGGAGGACGGATCGCGCCGTCTCGTCGAACGCCGCCGCCCGGTCGGCGTACACCGTCAGCGCGCCGTACCCGACCTCGTCGTACGACAGCGGCACGCTCACGGCGGACTGGAAGCCGCGGGTAAGCGCCTCCGAGCGCCAGGGTTCCTCGCGAAGGCCGTCCGCGACGTTCTCGACGACCGTCGGCTCGTTCGTCGCGAGCGTCCGCTCGCCCGGATCGGTCCCGGCCGTGTCGGTGCCGAGCACGTCGAGGTAGCCCTCCCCGTCACCGGCCCACGCGCGCGGGTCGGCGGCGACGTCCGCCTCGCCGATCCAGGCGAACGCGAACCGGTCGGGGCCGGTCAGCCGGTCGCAGACGGCTCGTTCGATCTCCTCGCGTGTATCGGCCTGGACGACGTCCTGGCCGATCTCGCGGATGACCTCGTTGATCCGGTTGAGTTCGGTCAGCTGGCGGTTCCGTCGCTGCAGTTCCTGGTCGCGCTCGCGTAGCGTCGACTCCCGCTCGACGCGATCGAGGGCGGCTTCCGCCGTGGCGGCGAGCAGGTCCGCGACCTCGCCTGTCACCTCGTCGATCTCGTCTGCCGTCTCCGAGCCGACGAGGAAGACGCCGTGGTCGCCAAGCGGCGCGACGACAGCGCTCTGGACCTCGTGTGCGGTGGTCGTCCACCGGCTGAGATCGTCGAACGTCCGGGCGTCGTTGTTCACGAACGTGGTCGAGATCACGCTCCCGTCGCCGGGCCACCGGGGGCCGGGCTGGCCGTCGAACGTGGCCATCGACTCGGTGTACGCCGTCGGCCGGAGGACGTTCCGCCCGGCGTCGAAGAGGTAGATCGCCGCAGTCGGCAAATCGAGGACGTCCGCGGCGTCGTCGACGACGCGGTCGGCGATCTCTCCTTTGTTCTCGGCGTACAGCAGTTCGCGGGCGGTGTCCTGCAACGACGTGAGCGCGCGCTCGCGCTGTTTTCGCGTCGTCACGTCCCGACAGCTAAACAGCGTCGTCCCGTCCTGAATCGACACCTCCCGGACGTTGACCAGCAGCGTGTGTT
Protein-coding sequences here:
- a CDS encoding rubrerythrin-like domain-containing protein, with the protein product MMDAEYDPKTESTYECLDCGNTVLSTTHPGECPVCGATFRNRSMPLE
- a CDS encoding bacterio-opsin activator domain-containing protein translates to MPATGGTPAVALVGDRDWTDAVRSVLSAANRAFDLVEWSPDAALDGDVRCLVCDASASDDRGLSVLERIRGERPDLPIVFVPRDGDEALAGAAVEAGATAYVPFDDRESTLVDRIDGAIDWGDRQRERHERARWFDALAADSATFLWVLEPDGTVAETNAAVRDRFGPVCGPFATLDCWSEPARETLETALERARHEDRLDRTVTAAGGETTLSLSFRPILADGVDGVVVHGRDVTERARLESELRRSEELHRVTLNNMTDTVLLTDDDGEFTYVCPNVHFIFGYTADEIHEMGTIDALLGDDLYDEPDLEAEGVLTNLECTATDRAGREHTLLVNVREVSIQDGTTLFSCRDVTTRKQRERALTSLQDTARELLYAENKGEIADRVVDDAADVLDLPTAAIYLFDAGRNVLRPTAYTESMATFDGQPGPRWPGDGSVISTTFVNNDARTFDDLSRWTTTAHEVQSAVVAPLGDHGVFLVGSETADEIDEVTGEVADLLAATAEAALDRVERESTLRERDQELQRRNRQLTELNRINEVIREIGQDVVQADTREEIERAVCDRLTGPDRFAFAWIGEADVAADPRAWAGDGEGYLDVLGTDTAGTDPGERTLATNEPTVVENVADGLREEPWRSEALTRGFQSAVSVPLSYDEVGYGALTVYADRAAAFDETARSVLRELGETIASGISSVERKNALMGGRVVELTYETADSSDVFVRLASEQACTIELEGGLQRVTDGVLAFATVSDGDPDRVVDRAASFMAVEDARVVNHGENGGLIRLLLSRPFVATRLVEHGAVVRNLVADADSATMTIQVPSSVETNAVDDLVRTTYADATLVSRRERGGTPTTRDRLEDDVLGSLTDRQLEVVRTAYHAGFFESPRGQTGEEVASSLGISSTAFSNHTRTVQRKLFSVLFDDAAVAQGVEY
- the serS gene encoding serine--tRNA ligase, translating into MLDRTYLREHPEEVREALDNRGADVDLEAVLDLDEQWRELKARGDELRHERNEVSSQIGQLKQAGKDEEAEEAIEKSSALKAELEEVETEAGELEAELEAAMYELPQVPHESVPVGEDESDNVERRRWGFDDLRDLPDEVVPHYDLGEDLDVIDEDRGAKTTGAGFYFLKGDGARLEHALIQFMLDVHREQGYVDVFPPVPVKSESMRGTGQLPKFADDAYRLGGSNDEDYEDDDLWLCPTAEVPVTNMYAGEILLDDDLPLKHQAYTPNFRREAGEHGTETRGIVRVHQFNKVELVNFVEPETSYDRLEGLLEEAEAVLRRLDLPYRILELCTGDLTFASAKTYDIEVWAPGDDMADGPEEGGRWLEVSSASNFEEFQARRAGLRYRPERHESAEYLHTLNASGLALPRVMVAILEYYQNDDGTVTIPEALRPYMDGQEVIEGHEKVGESALGAGERE
- the gdhB gene encoding glutamate dehydrogenase GdhB, with the protein product MAPDRSIATRRDDVGSEDDVLSTALSQLERASALVDVDPTTLERLRHPSRVHRVMVPFERDDGSVEIATAYRAQHDGVRGPFKGGMRYHPGVTEAECIGLAMWMTWKCAVMDLPFGGAKGGVVVNPKALSEAETERLTRRLAQELRTVVGPEHDIPAPDMGTGSQEMAWFMDAYSMQQGETTPGVVTGKPPVIGGSYGREEAPGRSVAIVTREALDFYDRSLEGATVAVQGFGSVGANAARLLDEWGADVVAVSDVTGGVYDPDGLDISAIPTHQEEPEAVTRQGEGDEISNDELLTLDVDVLVPAAVGNVLTADNADEVGADLVVEGANGPTTAEADEILDERDVPVIPDIIANAGGVTVSYFEWLQDINRRSWSLERVREELETEMLAAWNAVAREVDGADDLTWRDATYVVALSRLAAAHDARGLWP